The window GCGGTGGCCCGAACAAATGCACCGGTGCATCCGGGAAAGACTTGGTGATCAAGGTTCCTTGCGGCACGGAGGTGCGCCATCTGCGCACCGGCATTCTTCTGGGCGACCTAACAGCGCCGGGGGAACGTCTCACCGTTGCCTTTGGAGGACGAGGTGGTCTGGGCAATGCCCATTACCTGAGCAACCGCAACCGCGCGCCGGAGAAATTCACCGAGGGGCGAGAGGGTGAGGAATGGCCCCTGCAGCTTGAACTCAAGTTGCTGGCTGAAGTTGGCATCATTGGTCTTCCCAATGCAGGCAAGAGCACCTTGATCGCCGTGCTGTCGGCAGCGCGGCCCAAGATTGCCGATTATCCGTTCACTACTCTGGTCCCCAACCTTGGTGTGGTGCGCCGCCCCAGTGGAGATGGAACCGTTTTCGCAGACATTCCAGGCTTGATTGAAGGGGCCGCCCAGGGTGCTGGTCTTGGCCACGACTTTCTGCGTCATATCGAACGCACCCGTTTACTGATCCACCTCGTGGACGCTGGATCCGAGGATCCCGTGGCTGACCTGAACGTCGTCCAGCAGGAGCTGGAGGCCTATGGCCATGGTCTTGTTGATCGACCACGGTTGTTGGTGATCAACAAGCAGGAGTTGGTGTTAGAGGAGGATCTCCCCACGTTGCGGCAAAACCTTGAAGCAGCGAGTGGTCGTCCCGTGCTCTGCATTTCTGCAGCGATGGGAACCAATCTCGATCAGTTGCTGTCCGAAACCTGGGCTGAGCTCGGGGTGTGAGCTGAGCTCCAGACAATCTTCATGTGATCAGCCACGTCAATGCTTGTGGGTTGATCAGGTGCGAGCCATAACGGGGATGTCTCTCCCATGACATGACCTTCTACACCTGTCTGGACAACAAGGGCGATGTGATCGCCCGGTGCCAAACGAAAGAGTCTGTTGCTGTACTTCAACGCATGGGACGTCCCATCGCTGAAGTGAAGGCGATGCGTCTCGAAGAGGCTGTCGTCTGCAGCCTGACCGGCAGCCCCTCTGACTACAACGAGGACTACTGAGCCCTCGTTGGATTTACGACGTTTGTTGATTCAGTCGTCGTAGACGCGGCACTCATCGGCATCGGGATTGGCCTCGCAATGCAGCTCCAGGGAGGTGGGGTCGTGGCTGTCGCCGGGGTGGTGTTCCTTGTATTCCTCTAGCGACTTCAGCTCATCGGTGAGGTGACGAACCTTGGCCTCGTCTCCAGCTGCCTTGGCAGCTTCGATTTCCGATTGATCCTGCTGGATGTGTTCGTCGATGGACTTCATGAATTGAGACCGTGGCCTCAAGGCACTTTACGGCGATTCATCGGTTTTGGAGTGGTGGAATCCCGCCCCATGACCATCCGACAATGTTGATCTGAAGTGGCGGTAGCCGTAGCTACAACCATGGCTCCAGATCGTTGATCAGGGCGTCAATTCGCTGAGTTCCAGCCAGCGTTCTTCGGCCTGTTCGATGCGGGAGATCAGATCAGCCAGCTCAAGGCTCAGCTTGGCCATGTCAGCGCCCGCTTGGGTCATCTGTTGCTCCAGGTCCTCTTTCTTCAGCTCCAGTTCAGGCAGCTGTTGATCAAGAGCCGCAAGCTCCTTGTTTTCCTTGAAGTTTCGACGCCGAGGACCGTCGCGCTTGCTTTCGCTGCTGCGC of the Synechococcus sp. MU1617 genome contains:
- the cgtA gene encoding Obg family GTPase CgtA, encoding MQFIDQARITVRGGRGGDGIAAFRREKYVPAGGPSGGDGGCGAPVVLEADSNLQTLLDFKYKRLFAADDGRRGGPNKCTGASGKDLVIKVPCGTEVRHLRTGILLGDLTAPGERLTVAFGGRGGLGNAHYLSNRNRAPEKFTEGREGEEWPLQLELKLLAEVGIIGLPNAGKSTLIAVLSAARPKIADYPFTTLVPNLGVVRRPSGDGTVFADIPGLIEGAAQGAGLGHDFLRHIERTRLLIHLVDAGSEDPVADLNVVQQELEAYGHGLVDRPRLLVINKQELVLEEDLPTLRQNLEAASGRPVLCISAAMGTNLDQLLSETWAELGV
- a CDS encoding CP12 domain-containing protein — translated: MKSIDEHIQQDQSEIEAAKAAGDEAKVRHLTDELKSLEEYKEHHPGDSHDPTSLELHCEANPDADECRVYDD